One genomic segment of Mastomys coucha isolate ucsf_1 unplaced genomic scaffold, UCSF_Mcou_1 pScaffold22, whole genome shotgun sequence includes these proteins:
- the Srrt gene encoding serrate RNA effector molecule homolog isoform X7 yields the protein MGDSDDEYDRRRRDKFRRERSDYDRSRERDERRRGDDWNDREWDRGRERRSRGEYRDYDRNRRERFSPPRHELSPPQKRMRRDWDEHSSDPYHSGYDMPYAGGGGGPTYGPPQPWGHPDVHIMQHHVLPIQARLGSIAEIDLGVPPPIMKSFKEFLLSLDDSVDETEAVKRYNDYKLDFRRQQMQDFFLAHKDEEWFRSKYHPDEVGKRRQEARGALQNRLKVFLSLMESGWFDNLLLDIDKADAIVKMLDAAVIKMEGGTENDLRILEQEEEEEQAGKTGETSKKEEGRAGPALGDGERKANDKDEKKEDGKQAENDSSNDDKAKKSEGDGEKEEEKEEAEKEAKKSKKRNRKHSGDDSFDEGSVSESESESESGQAEEEKEESEEALKEKEKPKEEEKEKPKDAAGLECKPRPLHKTCSLFMRNIAPNISRAEIISLCKRYPGFMRVALSEPQPERRFFRRGWVTFDRSVNIKEICWNLQNIRLRECELSPGVNRDLTRRVRNINGITQHKQIVRNDIKLAAKLIHTLDDRTQLWASEPGTPPVPTSLPSQNPILKNITDYLIEEVSAEEEELLGSSGGPPPEEPPKEGNPAEINVERDEKLIKVLDKLLLYLRIVHSLDYYNTCEYPNEDEMPNRCGIIHVRGPMPPNRISHGEVLEWQKTFEEKLTPLLSVRESLSEEEAQKMGRKDPEQEVEKFVTSNTQELGKDKWLCPLSGKKFKGPEFVRKHIFNKHAEKIEEVKKEVAFFNNFLTDAKRPALPEIKPAQPPGPAQSLTPGLPYPHQTPQGLMPYGQPRPPILGYGVPTGGPPYPHAPYGAGRGNYDAFRGQGGYPGKPRNRMVRGDPRAIVEYRDLDAPDDVDFF from the exons AGAGTGGGACCGTGGCCGGGAGCGCCGCAGTCGGGGTGAATATCGAGACTATGACAGGAACCGAAGGGAGCGCTTCTCTCCCCCTCGACACGAACTTAGCCCCCCGCAGAAGCGCATGCGGAGAGACTG GGATGAGCACAGCTCTGACCCATACCACAGTGGCTATGACATGCCCTAtgctggggggggtgggggaccAACTTACGGCCCCCCTCAGCCCTGGGGCCACCCAGACGTCCACATCATGCAGCACCATGTCCTGCCTATACAGGCCAG GCTGGGCAGCATTGCGGAGATTGACTTGGGTGTgccaccacccataatgaaatcctTCAAagaattccttctgtctctggatGACTCTGTGGATGAGACTGAGGCAGTCAAACGCTACAATGACTACAAGCTGGACTTCCGAAGGCAGCAGATGCAGGACTTTTTCTTGGCTCATAAAGACGAGGAGTG GTTCCGATCTAAGTACCACCCTGATGAGGTGGGAAAGCGTCGGCAGGAGGCCCGGGGGGCCCTGCAGAACCGACTGAAGGTGTTTCTGTCCCTCATGGAGAGTGGCTGGTTTGATAACCTTCTCTTGGACATAGACAAAGCTGATGCCATTGTCAAGATGCTAGATGCAG CTGTCATTAAGATGGAAGGTGGCACAGAGAACGATCTTCGCATtttggagcaggaggaggaggaggaacaggcaGGCAAGACTGGGGAGACCAGCAAGAAAGAGGAGGGCCGTGCTGGACCAGCCCTGGGGGATGGAGAACGCAAGGCCAATGATaaggatgagaagaaagaagatggaaaacaG GCTGAGAATGACAGTTCCAATGATGACAAAGCTAAAAAATCTGAGGGtgatggggagaaggaggaggagaaagaagaggctgAGAAGGAAGCCAAAAAG AGCAAGAAGCGGAATAGGAAGCACAGTGGTGATGACAGCTTTGATGAGGGCAGTGTGTCcgagtctgagtctgagtctgagaGCGGCCaagctgaggaggagaaagaggagtctG aagaagcacttaaagaaaaggagaagcccaaggaagaggagaaggagaagcctaAGGATGCTGCAGGGCTGGAGTGTAAGCCCCGGCCCTTGCATAAGACTTGCTCTCTCTTCATGCGCAACATTGCACCCAACATTTCAAGGGCAGAGATCATTTCT CTTTGTAAACGATACCCAGGCTTTATGCGAGTGGCATTGTCAGAGCCCCAGCCAGAGAGGAG GTTTTTCCGCCGTGGCTGGGTGACTTTTGACCGCAGTGTTAACATTAAGGAGATATGTTGGAACCTGCAGAACATCCGA CTCCGGGAGTGTGAACTGAGTCCCGGTGTGAACAGAGACCTGACCCGTCGTGTCCGCAACATAAACGGCATTACACAGCACAAGCAGATAGTGCGCAATGACATCAAGTTGGCAGCCAAGCTGATCCACACGCTGGATGACAGGACCCAGCTCTGGGCCTCTGAGCCTGGGACACCTCCTGTGCCCACA AGCCTGCCTTCGCAGAACCCCATCCTAAAGAACATCACTGACTACCTCATCGAGGAAGTGAGTGCCGAGGAGGAGGAGCTTCTGGGGAGCAGTGGGGGGCCCCCTCCTGAGGAGCCTCCCAAGGAAGGCAACCCAGCAGAGATCAATGTGGAGAGGGACGAGAAGCTGATCAAG GTCTTGGATAAACTTCTCCTCTATTTGCGTATTGTGCACTCTCTGGATTATTATAACACCTGTGAGTACCCTAATGAAGACGAGATGCCCAACCGCTGTGGCATAATTCACGTTCGGGGGCCCATGCCTCCCAACCGAATCAGTCATGGAGAAG TGCTGGAGTGGCAGAAGACATTTGAGGAGAAACTGACTCCGCTGCTGAGTGTTCGTGAATCCCTTTCTGAGGAGGAGGCCCAGAAGATGGGTCGTAAAGACCCAGAGCAGGAAGTGGAGAAGTTTGTCACCTCCAACACGCAGGAACTGGGCAAGGATAAGTGGCTGTGTCCTCTCAGTGGCAAGAAATTCAAG GGCCCCGAGTTTGTGCGCAAACATATCTTCAATAAGCATGCTGAGAAAATCGAGGAGGTGAAGAAGGAGGTGGCGTTCTTCAACAACTTCCTCACAGATGCCAAGCGCCCAGCTTTGCCTGAGATCAAGCCAGCTCAGCCACCTGGCCCTGCCCAGA GCCTGACTCCAGGACTTCCCTACCCACATCAGACACCACAGGGCTTGATGCCATATGGTCAGCCCCGGCCTCCCATCTTGGGCTATGGAG TCCCAACAGGAGGGCCTCCATACCCCCATGCTCCGTATGGTGCCGGCCGTGGGAACTATGATGCTTTTCGAGGCCAAGGAGGTTACCCTGGGAAACCTCGGAACAG GATGGTTCGAGGAGACCCAAGGGCCATAGTGGAGTATCGGGACCTGGATGCCCCAGATGATGTTGATTTCTTTTGA
- the Srrt gene encoding serrate RNA effector molecule homolog isoform X6: MGDSDDEYDRRRRDKFRRERSDYDRSRERDERRRGDDWNDREWDRGRERRSRGEYRDYDRNRRERFSPPRHELSPPQKRMRRDWDEHSSDPYHSGYDMPYAGGGGGPTYGPPQPWGHPDVHIMQHHVLPIQARLGSIAEIDLGVPPPIMKSFKEFLLSLDDSVDETEAVKRYNDYKLDFRRQQMQDFFLAHKDEEWFRSKYHPDEVGKRRQEARGALQNRLKVFLSLMESGWFDNLLLDIDKADAIVKMLDAAVIKMEGGTENDLRILEQEEEEEQAGKTGETSKKEEGRAGPALGDGERKANDKDEKKEDGKQAENDSSNDDKAKKSEGDGEKEEEKEEAEKEAKKSKKRNRKHSGDDSFDEGSVSESESESESGQAEEEKEESEEALKEKEKPKEEEKEKPKDAAGLECKPRPLHKTCSLFMRNIAPNISRAEIISLCKRYPGFMRVALSEPQPERRFFRRGWVTFDRSVNIKEICWNLQNIRLRECELSPGVNRDLTRRVRNINGITQHKQIVRNDIKLAAKLIHTLDDRTQLWASEPGTPPVPTSLPSQNPILKNITDYLIEEVSAEEEELLGSSGGPPPEEPPKEGNPAEINVERDEKLIKVLDKLLLYLRIVHSLDYYNTCEYPNEDEMPNRCGIIHVRGPMPPNRISHGEVLEWQKTFEEKLTPLLSVRESLSEEEAQKMGRKDPEQEVEKFVTSNTQELGKDKWLCPLSGKKFKGPEFVRKHIFNKHAEKIEEVKKEVAFFNNFLTDAKRPALPEIKPAQPPGPAQSLTPGLPYPHQTPQGLMPYGQPRPPILGYGAGAVRPAVPTGGPPYPHAPYGAGRGNYDAFRGQGGYPGKPRNRMVRGDPRAIVEYRDLDAPDDVDFF; encoded by the exons AGAGTGGGACCGTGGCCGGGAGCGCCGCAGTCGGGGTGAATATCGAGACTATGACAGGAACCGAAGGGAGCGCTTCTCTCCCCCTCGACACGAACTTAGCCCCCCGCAGAAGCGCATGCGGAGAGACTG GGATGAGCACAGCTCTGACCCATACCACAGTGGCTATGACATGCCCTAtgctggggggggtgggggaccAACTTACGGCCCCCCTCAGCCCTGGGGCCACCCAGACGTCCACATCATGCAGCACCATGTCCTGCCTATACAGGCCAG GCTGGGCAGCATTGCGGAGATTGACTTGGGTGTgccaccacccataatgaaatcctTCAAagaattccttctgtctctggatGACTCTGTGGATGAGACTGAGGCAGTCAAACGCTACAATGACTACAAGCTGGACTTCCGAAGGCAGCAGATGCAGGACTTTTTCTTGGCTCATAAAGACGAGGAGTG GTTCCGATCTAAGTACCACCCTGATGAGGTGGGAAAGCGTCGGCAGGAGGCCCGGGGGGCCCTGCAGAACCGACTGAAGGTGTTTCTGTCCCTCATGGAGAGTGGCTGGTTTGATAACCTTCTCTTGGACATAGACAAAGCTGATGCCATTGTCAAGATGCTAGATGCAG CTGTCATTAAGATGGAAGGTGGCACAGAGAACGATCTTCGCATtttggagcaggaggaggaggaggaacaggcaGGCAAGACTGGGGAGACCAGCAAGAAAGAGGAGGGCCGTGCTGGACCAGCCCTGGGGGATGGAGAACGCAAGGCCAATGATaaggatgagaagaaagaagatggaaaacaG GCTGAGAATGACAGTTCCAATGATGACAAAGCTAAAAAATCTGAGGGtgatggggagaaggaggaggagaaagaagaggctgAGAAGGAAGCCAAAAAG AGCAAGAAGCGGAATAGGAAGCACAGTGGTGATGACAGCTTTGATGAGGGCAGTGTGTCcgagtctgagtctgagtctgagaGCGGCCaagctgaggaggagaaagaggagtctG aagaagcacttaaagaaaaggagaagcccaaggaagaggagaaggagaagcctaAGGATGCTGCAGGGCTGGAGTGTAAGCCCCGGCCCTTGCATAAGACTTGCTCTCTCTTCATGCGCAACATTGCACCCAACATTTCAAGGGCAGAGATCATTTCT CTTTGTAAACGATACCCAGGCTTTATGCGAGTGGCATTGTCAGAGCCCCAGCCAGAGAGGAG GTTTTTCCGCCGTGGCTGGGTGACTTTTGACCGCAGTGTTAACATTAAGGAGATATGTTGGAACCTGCAGAACATCCGA CTCCGGGAGTGTGAACTGAGTCCCGGTGTGAACAGAGACCTGACCCGTCGTGTCCGCAACATAAACGGCATTACACAGCACAAGCAGATAGTGCGCAATGACATCAAGTTGGCAGCCAAGCTGATCCACACGCTGGATGACAGGACCCAGCTCTGGGCCTCTGAGCCTGGGACACCTCCTGTGCCCACA AGCCTGCCTTCGCAGAACCCCATCCTAAAGAACATCACTGACTACCTCATCGAGGAAGTGAGTGCCGAGGAGGAGGAGCTTCTGGGGAGCAGTGGGGGGCCCCCTCCTGAGGAGCCTCCCAAGGAAGGCAACCCAGCAGAGATCAATGTGGAGAGGGACGAGAAGCTGATCAAG GTCTTGGATAAACTTCTCCTCTATTTGCGTATTGTGCACTCTCTGGATTATTATAACACCTGTGAGTACCCTAATGAAGACGAGATGCCCAACCGCTGTGGCATAATTCACGTTCGGGGGCCCATGCCTCCCAACCGAATCAGTCATGGAGAAG TGCTGGAGTGGCAGAAGACATTTGAGGAGAAACTGACTCCGCTGCTGAGTGTTCGTGAATCCCTTTCTGAGGAGGAGGCCCAGAAGATGGGTCGTAAAGACCCAGAGCAGGAAGTGGAGAAGTTTGTCACCTCCAACACGCAGGAACTGGGCAAGGATAAGTGGCTGTGTCCTCTCAGTGGCAAGAAATTCAAG GGCCCCGAGTTTGTGCGCAAACATATCTTCAATAAGCATGCTGAGAAAATCGAGGAGGTGAAGAAGGAGGTGGCGTTCTTCAACAACTTCCTCACAGATGCCAAGCGCCCAGCTTTGCCTGAGATCAAGCCAGCTCAGCCACCTGGCCCTGCCCAGA GCCTGACTCCAGGACTTCCCTACCCACATCAGACACCACAGGGCTTGATGCCATATGGTCAGCCCCGGCCTCCCATCTTGGGCTATGGAG CTGGTGCTGTCCGCCCTGCAGTCCCAACAGGAGGGCCTCCATACCCCCATGCTCCGTATGGTGCCGGCCGTGGGAACTATGATGCTTTTCGAGGCCAAGGAGGTTACCCTGGGAAACCTCGGAACAG GATGGTTCGAGGAGACCCAAGGGCCATAGTGGAGTATCGGGACCTGGATGCCCCAGATGATGTTGATTTCTTTTGA
- the Srrt gene encoding serrate RNA effector molecule homolog isoform X9: protein MGDSDDEYDRRRRDKFRRERSDYDRSRERDERRRGDDWNDREWDRGRERRSRGEYRDYDRNRRERFSPPRHELSPPQKRMRRDWDEHSSDPYHSGYDMPYAGGGGGPTYGPPQPWGHPDVHIMQHHVLPIQARLGSIAEIDLGVPPPIMKSFKEFLLSLDDSVDETEAVKRYNDYKLDFRRQQMQDFFLAHKDEEWFRSKYHPDEVGKRRQEARGALQNRLKVFLSLMESGWFDNLLLDIDKADAIVKMLDAAVIKMEGGTENDLRILEQEEEEEQAGKTGETSKKEEGRAGPALGDGERKANDKDEKKEDGKQAENDSSNDDKAKKSEGDGEKEEEKEEAEKEAKKSKKRNRKHSGDDSFDEGSVSESESESESGQAEEEKEESEEALKEKEKPKEEEKEKPKDAAGLECKPRPLHKTCSLFMRNIAPNISRAEIISLCKRYPGFMRVALSEPQPERRFFRRGWVTFDRSVNIKEICWNLQNIRLRECELSPGVNRDLTRRVRNINGITQHKQIVRNDIKLAAKLIHTLDDRTQLWASEPGTPPVPTSLPSQNPILKNITDYLIEEVSAEEEELLGSSGGPPPEEPPKEGNPAEINVERDEKLIKVLDKLLLYLRIVHSLDYYNTCEYPNEDEMPNRCGIIHVRGPMPPNRISHGEVLEWQKTFEEKLTPLLSVRESLSEEEAQKMGRKDPEQEVEKFVTSNTQELGKDKWLCPLSGKKFKGPEFVRKHIFNKHAEKIEEVKKEVAFFNNFLTDAKRPALPEIKPAQPPGPAQILPPGLTPGLPYPHQTPQGLMPYGQPRPPILGYGVPTGGPPYPHAPYGAGRGNYDAFRGQGGYPGKPRNRMVRGDPRAIVEYRDLDAPDDVDFF, encoded by the exons AGAGTGGGACCGTGGCCGGGAGCGCCGCAGTCGGGGTGAATATCGAGACTATGACAGGAACCGAAGGGAGCGCTTCTCTCCCCCTCGACACGAACTTAGCCCCCCGCAGAAGCGCATGCGGAGAGACTG GGATGAGCACAGCTCTGACCCATACCACAGTGGCTATGACATGCCCTAtgctggggggggtgggggaccAACTTACGGCCCCCCTCAGCCCTGGGGCCACCCAGACGTCCACATCATGCAGCACCATGTCCTGCCTATACAGGCCAG GCTGGGCAGCATTGCGGAGATTGACTTGGGTGTgccaccacccataatgaaatcctTCAAagaattccttctgtctctggatGACTCTGTGGATGAGACTGAGGCAGTCAAACGCTACAATGACTACAAGCTGGACTTCCGAAGGCAGCAGATGCAGGACTTTTTCTTGGCTCATAAAGACGAGGAGTG GTTCCGATCTAAGTACCACCCTGATGAGGTGGGAAAGCGTCGGCAGGAGGCCCGGGGGGCCCTGCAGAACCGACTGAAGGTGTTTCTGTCCCTCATGGAGAGTGGCTGGTTTGATAACCTTCTCTTGGACATAGACAAAGCTGATGCCATTGTCAAGATGCTAGATGCAG CTGTCATTAAGATGGAAGGTGGCACAGAGAACGATCTTCGCATtttggagcaggaggaggaggaggaacaggcaGGCAAGACTGGGGAGACCAGCAAGAAAGAGGAGGGCCGTGCTGGACCAGCCCTGGGGGATGGAGAACGCAAGGCCAATGATaaggatgagaagaaagaagatggaaaacaG GCTGAGAATGACAGTTCCAATGATGACAAAGCTAAAAAATCTGAGGGtgatggggagaaggaggaggagaaagaagaggctgAGAAGGAAGCCAAAAAG AGCAAGAAGCGGAATAGGAAGCACAGTGGTGATGACAGCTTTGATGAGGGCAGTGTGTCcgagtctgagtctgagtctgagaGCGGCCaagctgaggaggagaaagaggagtctG aagaagcacttaaagaaaaggagaagcccaaggaagaggagaaggagaagcctaAGGATGCTGCAGGGCTGGAGTGTAAGCCCCGGCCCTTGCATAAGACTTGCTCTCTCTTCATGCGCAACATTGCACCCAACATTTCAAGGGCAGAGATCATTTCT CTTTGTAAACGATACCCAGGCTTTATGCGAGTGGCATTGTCAGAGCCCCAGCCAGAGAGGAG GTTTTTCCGCCGTGGCTGGGTGACTTTTGACCGCAGTGTTAACATTAAGGAGATATGTTGGAACCTGCAGAACATCCGA CTCCGGGAGTGTGAACTGAGTCCCGGTGTGAACAGAGACCTGACCCGTCGTGTCCGCAACATAAACGGCATTACACAGCACAAGCAGATAGTGCGCAATGACATCAAGTTGGCAGCCAAGCTGATCCACACGCTGGATGACAGGACCCAGCTCTGGGCCTCTGAGCCTGGGACACCTCCTGTGCCCACA AGCCTGCCTTCGCAGAACCCCATCCTAAAGAACATCACTGACTACCTCATCGAGGAAGTGAGTGCCGAGGAGGAGGAGCTTCTGGGGAGCAGTGGGGGGCCCCCTCCTGAGGAGCCTCCCAAGGAAGGCAACCCAGCAGAGATCAATGTGGAGAGGGACGAGAAGCTGATCAAG GTCTTGGATAAACTTCTCCTCTATTTGCGTATTGTGCACTCTCTGGATTATTATAACACCTGTGAGTACCCTAATGAAGACGAGATGCCCAACCGCTGTGGCATAATTCACGTTCGGGGGCCCATGCCTCCCAACCGAATCAGTCATGGAGAAG TGCTGGAGTGGCAGAAGACATTTGAGGAGAAACTGACTCCGCTGCTGAGTGTTCGTGAATCCCTTTCTGAGGAGGAGGCCCAGAAGATGGGTCGTAAAGACCCAGAGCAGGAAGTGGAGAAGTTTGTCACCTCCAACACGCAGGAACTGGGCAAGGATAAGTGGCTGTGTCCTCTCAGTGGCAAGAAATTCAAG GGCCCCGAGTTTGTGCGCAAACATATCTTCAATAAGCATGCTGAGAAAATCGAGGAGGTGAAGAAGGAGGTGGCGTTCTTCAACAACTTCCTCACAGATGCCAAGCGCCCAGCTTTGCCTGAGATCAAGCCAGCTCAGCCACCTGGCCCTGCCCAGA TACTCCCCCCAGGCCTGACTCCAGGACTTCCCTACCCACATCAGACACCACAGGGCTTGATGCCATATGGTCAGCCCCGGCCTCCCATCTTGGGCTATGGAG TCCCAACAGGAGGGCCTCCATACCCCCATGCTCCGTATGGTGCCGGCCGTGGGAACTATGATGCTTTTCGAGGCCAAGGAGGTTACCCTGGGAAACCTCGGAACAG GATGGTTCGAGGAGACCCAAGGGCCATAGTGGAGTATCGGGACCTGGATGCCCCAGATGATGTTGATTTCTTTTGA
- the Srrt gene encoding serrate RNA effector molecule homolog isoform X4, with translation MGDSDDEYDRRRRDKFRRERSDYDRSRERDERRRGDDWNDREWDRGRERRSRGEYRDYDRNRRERFSPPRHELSPPQKRMRRDWDEHSSDPYHSGYDMPYAGGGGGPTYGPPQPWGHPDVHIMQHHVLPIQARLGSIAEIDLGVPPPIMKSFKEFLLSLDDSVDETEAVKRYNDYKLDFRRQQMQDFFLAHKDEEWFRSKYHPDEVGKRRQEARGALQNRLKVFLSLMESGWFDNLLLDIDKADAIVKMLDAAVIKMEGGTENDLRILEQEEEEEQAGKTGETSKKEEGRAGPALGDGERKANDKDEKKEDGKQAENDSSNDDKAKKSEGDGEKEEEKEEAEKEAKKSKKRNRKHSGDDSFDEGSVSESESESESGQAEEEKEESEEALKEKEKPKEEEKEKPKDAAGLECKPRPLHKTCSLFMRNIAPNISRAEIISLCKRYPGFMRVALSEPQPERRFFRRGWVTFDRSVNIKEICWNLQNIRLRECELSPGVNRDLTRRVRNINGITQHKQIVRNDIKLAAKLIHTLDDRTQLWASEPGTPPVPTSLPSQNPILKNITDYLIEEVSAEEEELLGSSGGPPPEEPPKEGNPAEINVERDEKLIKVLDKLLLYLRIVHSLDYYNTCEYPNEDEMPNRCGIIHVRGPMPPNRISHGEVLEWQKTFEEKLTPLLSVRESLSEEEAQKMGRKDPEQEVEKFVTSNTQELGKDKWLCPLSGKKFKGPEFVRKHIFNKHAEKIEEVKKEVAFFNNFLTDAKRPALPEIKPAQPPGPAQILPPGLTPGLPYPHQTPQGLMPYGQPRPPILGYGAGAVRPAVPTGGPPYPHAPYGAGRGNYDAFRGQGGYPGKPRNRMVRGDPRAIVEYRDLDAPDDVDFF, from the exons AGAGTGGGACCGTGGCCGGGAGCGCCGCAGTCGGGGTGAATATCGAGACTATGACAGGAACCGAAGGGAGCGCTTCTCTCCCCCTCGACACGAACTTAGCCCCCCGCAGAAGCGCATGCGGAGAGACTG GGATGAGCACAGCTCTGACCCATACCACAGTGGCTATGACATGCCCTAtgctggggggggtgggggaccAACTTACGGCCCCCCTCAGCCCTGGGGCCACCCAGACGTCCACATCATGCAGCACCATGTCCTGCCTATACAGGCCAG GCTGGGCAGCATTGCGGAGATTGACTTGGGTGTgccaccacccataatgaaatcctTCAAagaattccttctgtctctggatGACTCTGTGGATGAGACTGAGGCAGTCAAACGCTACAATGACTACAAGCTGGACTTCCGAAGGCAGCAGATGCAGGACTTTTTCTTGGCTCATAAAGACGAGGAGTG GTTCCGATCTAAGTACCACCCTGATGAGGTGGGAAAGCGTCGGCAGGAGGCCCGGGGGGCCCTGCAGAACCGACTGAAGGTGTTTCTGTCCCTCATGGAGAGTGGCTGGTTTGATAACCTTCTCTTGGACATAGACAAAGCTGATGCCATTGTCAAGATGCTAGATGCAG CTGTCATTAAGATGGAAGGTGGCACAGAGAACGATCTTCGCATtttggagcaggaggaggaggaggaacaggcaGGCAAGACTGGGGAGACCAGCAAGAAAGAGGAGGGCCGTGCTGGACCAGCCCTGGGGGATGGAGAACGCAAGGCCAATGATaaggatgagaagaaagaagatggaaaacaG GCTGAGAATGACAGTTCCAATGATGACAAAGCTAAAAAATCTGAGGGtgatggggagaaggaggaggagaaagaagaggctgAGAAGGAAGCCAAAAAG AGCAAGAAGCGGAATAGGAAGCACAGTGGTGATGACAGCTTTGATGAGGGCAGTGTGTCcgagtctgagtctgagtctgagaGCGGCCaagctgaggaggagaaagaggagtctG aagaagcacttaaagaaaaggagaagcccaaggaagaggagaaggagaagcctaAGGATGCTGCAGGGCTGGAGTGTAAGCCCCGGCCCTTGCATAAGACTTGCTCTCTCTTCATGCGCAACATTGCACCCAACATTTCAAGGGCAGAGATCATTTCT CTTTGTAAACGATACCCAGGCTTTATGCGAGTGGCATTGTCAGAGCCCCAGCCAGAGAGGAG GTTTTTCCGCCGTGGCTGGGTGACTTTTGACCGCAGTGTTAACATTAAGGAGATATGTTGGAACCTGCAGAACATCCGA CTCCGGGAGTGTGAACTGAGTCCCGGTGTGAACAGAGACCTGACCCGTCGTGTCCGCAACATAAACGGCATTACACAGCACAAGCAGATAGTGCGCAATGACATCAAGTTGGCAGCCAAGCTGATCCACACGCTGGATGACAGGACCCAGCTCTGGGCCTCTGAGCCTGGGACACCTCCTGTGCCCACA AGCCTGCCTTCGCAGAACCCCATCCTAAAGAACATCACTGACTACCTCATCGAGGAAGTGAGTGCCGAGGAGGAGGAGCTTCTGGGGAGCAGTGGGGGGCCCCCTCCTGAGGAGCCTCCCAAGGAAGGCAACCCAGCAGAGATCAATGTGGAGAGGGACGAGAAGCTGATCAAG GTCTTGGATAAACTTCTCCTCTATTTGCGTATTGTGCACTCTCTGGATTATTATAACACCTGTGAGTACCCTAATGAAGACGAGATGCCCAACCGCTGTGGCATAATTCACGTTCGGGGGCCCATGCCTCCCAACCGAATCAGTCATGGAGAAG TGCTGGAGTGGCAGAAGACATTTGAGGAGAAACTGACTCCGCTGCTGAGTGTTCGTGAATCCCTTTCTGAGGAGGAGGCCCAGAAGATGGGTCGTAAAGACCCAGAGCAGGAAGTGGAGAAGTTTGTCACCTCCAACACGCAGGAACTGGGCAAGGATAAGTGGCTGTGTCCTCTCAGTGGCAAGAAATTCAAG GGCCCCGAGTTTGTGCGCAAACATATCTTCAATAAGCATGCTGAGAAAATCGAGGAGGTGAAGAAGGAGGTGGCGTTCTTCAACAACTTCCTCACAGATGCCAAGCGCCCAGCTTTGCCTGAGATCAAGCCAGCTCAGCCACCTGGCCCTGCCCAGA TACTCCCCCCAGGCCTGACTCCAGGACTTCCCTACCCACATCAGACACCACAGGGCTTGATGCCATATGGTCAGCCCCGGCCTCCCATCTTGGGCTATGGAG CTGGTGCTGTCCGCCCTGCAGTCCCAACAGGAGGGCCTCCATACCCCCATGCTCCGTATGGTGCCGGCCGTGGGAACTATGATGCTTTTCGAGGCCAAGGAGGTTACCCTGGGAAACCTCGGAACAG GATGGTTCGAGGAGACCCAAGGGCCATAGTGGAGTATCGGGACCTGGATGCCCCAGATGATGTTGATTTCTTTTGA